Below is a window of Panthera leo isolate Ple1 chromosome B4, P.leo_Ple1_pat1.1, whole genome shotgun sequence DNA.
gtTCCAGCAGGCGGTTTCGCTCTATCCACTCATGGCCATTCCCCACCCTGCCTAGGGCCATTCCACCCTGCTTCTGTCTGGCTCCCTCAGGCTGTGAGCTCTGAGGGCTGGGGGACAGTCCCTCGTCTCTGTGCCCTCTGGCTGAGCCCCTTGTCTTCTGTATCAACAAGGCTAGGCATGTTGTCCATGCTCAATACACAAAAACAAGTTAAAGTTTTTGAGTGGTAGGTGAAAAAGGATGTCGTAGTCAAATAAGTCTGAGACACACCAGACTGAACAGGTTTCTCTGTTACAgggcttctcagagcctttaacaTACCATTAAAAGATTGACCATGTGTTCATAATTGAAGCGGATGAAGGTGCATGGGGGGCATTATACTATATTTTTGTGCGTTTCAACTTTTCTGTTAATAAacaagttgggtttttttttgtttttgttttttaaatttttttaaaagtgtatttatttattttgagagagagacagagagagtgagcaggggagaggcggagagagagagagggagagaagagaatctcaagctgactctgagctgttagcatggagcctgacgcggggctcaaactcacaaaccatgagatcatgacctgagctgaaaccaagagttagatgctcaaccaagtgagccacccaggttccccaattttttttaatgttcttaatcACGGTGCTCCTGTAGAAGGAGAGACTATACAGGTTCTCAAACATACGTGTCCCTAGAACACATTTTGGGAGATCCCAAGTTATTAAAGGCCAATGCTGGAGTCACATTTCAATGTATATTGTCAAAATGTGACCACCTCAAACTTCAGACCATCTGGCCCATCACTGGATGTGAAATCAAGCGTTTCCTGAGCTCCCCGCCCCAGCCGTTTTCTCTCTCTTGATAAAATGTAAGTTCTGCCCTACTTCCCTGGggttgtccccccacccccacccccgggacaTTATCTCAGTCAGGCTCTGGCCTTTATCCTCCAGAGGGACAAGCCCATACTCATCTGTGGTCATGGActtcagaaatgaagacacaTGCCCGCATGGCCCACACAACCCCTCAGACCCCAGTCATGGCCTTCTTCAATCCAACTTCCTGACTTCTTAGGTCTTCTCCGGGAATATGGCTACTTCTTTGAGTACCATTCATGAGGTTCTTTCACCTTCAGATAGATCCATAAATCCCAGGGTTTGGAATGTTGATTCCCAGGGGGCAGGAAGGCAGTGCTGAGGATGGAATCGTAACCAAAGTAGGCCACACAGgttgaaaataaacactttatgTAAAGACATCCTTTAAGGTGGGTGGAGTTTCCATCATGGACCCTTCTGGGATTGCTGCCCCAACCCAAGGAAAACGTGAGTAGGGGCCAGGTAAGAGACCCATAAGGGGCAGCCAGGAAGCAAACTGACAAGATGGGGTCTAAAAGCAATGGAGAATGTGGAAGGGTCGGGCTGCGGTGGAGACAGGATGGATCCCAGCTCATCCTGCTTGGCCTAGAGTCAAGGTGCTAAATTCCTGGCTCCATCGAAGCACAAGGTCCTCGCTTTTGGCCTGGCTCAAAGCACTGTAAGTCTCATTCTGCAGACATCTCATACGGGACACCTACACAGGGATTGGGTACACACAGTCTGtgtcacagagcctggaggcagaggcgtaggggtggggaggtgtcAGACATCCCCACAAGAACCAGAGACGAGCAGGCATGGGTGCAGGGcagtagaaggaaggaggaaacagatGTGGGTTTTTAAGGCTGGCAAGAGACACCAAGGAGACCAACCCCCTCCTTTGAGAAGCCAGGAGTCTCAAGATGGAGGAGGAAGTGACTTATTCCAGACTACTTGGTGAGTAAGAGCGGGAGGCAAGAGCAAGACCTCAACAGCCAATGCCCAACCCGGCTAGGGATTCTTGCTGCCATGCCCTCTGGGCCCTCACCCCTGCATCCCTTCTGGACCCCCTGGCCTGGGAGGGCCTCACTCGCTCTAAGAcaggaggagtgggagagagTGCTCTGGTGGAGGCCTCTGCCCAGAGATGCAAACAGGGAACTCTTCTGATCCCTGCCGCTTGGAGCAGGGTGTGGGGGTGCTGGGAACAGACCGATCTGTGGTGACAGATCGAGGAGCCAATGGGAGAAGGGGGTGGGCGGGGTGAGGGGCTCACCTTACGATCCCGGCTTCTCATCAGGCACTGTTGGCTCTTGAAGGCACAGTAGTTTGGATACTGAACATAGTCTGTGTCACAAATCTAAGCCAGGAGCCAGGAATGGGGAGGCGGGGAGACATGAGAAACCTTATAGGACACCAGCCCTTCAGTGAATGCCCAAAATGGCAGAACCAGGGCCAGGGGTATAGCCCTCCAGAACCGACCTTCCACAATGGGGGTGCCCCCTCCCTGAGGAATAGGCCTCTGTCCCCTTGGCTTTTCCTGCCCCACCCTCAGTCACAGTTTGGTGCTGAAAAGCCAGGAGCCGGAGAATAAGTGGCCGCCCTGCTGGTCAGCTTGCTGGGAAAGCAgctgaggaagggggaagggggccCGATTCGTGGTCCAGTCTCAGGGAGCCTTCTAGTGATGGCTAAGTGAGGGAGAGGGTAGAAGAATcatgtgtgactttgggtgaaTCACCCTCCTCTGTGGATCTCACCTCCCCATCTCTACATAAATCCAGGGGAGGAACAGGGACAGTCTCGGAGAACCTTTTCAGATCTAGGGGCCCAGGGAGAAGAGCTGAGCAGGGGTCTGTCGGCTCAGCTATCAGCCCTTTCTTAAGGTGTTCTGGCTATCGCCTTGCCTGGATTTTCCCTGCTAAGCCACAGAAGGGAGGGACTTGGCCGTCAGTTACAGGGGGAGCTCCACAGGGGAGGTAactttggggagagggggagcaaAGTTGATGCCACTGAAGCAGGGAAACACTGGGTCACAGGTCAGTGACACCTCGGGCATCACCTAGTCATTTGTTGTAGAGGTGAGTAGAACATTGGGCCAGCGTGGGAAGCGCCTTGACCAAAGCCCCTtaactggcagagctgggagcagAACCCCTGTGTCCTGCTTTCCTGTGCTCTCCCACCCTTCCGCCCCTCTGATTCCTGCTCCTTTGACAAGCACAATCCTGCTCTCttttttggaggtgggggaggtggaaggGCGTCTATTggaaagaggcaggcagggaggactGGTTCCCAGAAGCCCGAGGCCTAGCCCCCCTTGCACATCCTAGGGCTACTTAGAGCAAGGAAATGGGATCAGTGGGATGGAGTTGAACTTTGGGGAAAGGCTCTGACCTTGGTGGGGAAATCCCCATCCTGGAAGCTAAGGAACTCAGTCTGGAGCCAGCCGGAGACTCGAATATCCTCACAGCCCTTTGTGGCTAGCCGGGCACACCAGAAGTCCATGCGGAGCCCACCATACATATCCAGCCCGTAAAAGCGGCCTGATGTTAGGGTCCCTACCTGTggcacaggggacagaggagacgtgcacgcccctgcccccctccccccagccagcaGGCCTCCCTTTCCACTGCCCAGTCCTGCCTGGAGCCTGAGGCCTCCCCCACTGCAGGTCGCCCAGCAAGGTACCTGGGTACCGATGGACATGCTCTGGGCTATGAGCAAGGGGCTGATGAAGGGTGTTTTGTGGGAGTTGTCACACAGCTGCCGCTGCAGGACGGCCTCCGAGTGGCACTGTTCCAGCTTCAGGGAGCAGAAGTCACAGAGGGCACAGGTGGCTGAGTGCCGCCGCCCAAGGCTGTCACAGACCTGGGGCAGGAGTGTGGTTGACAGACTGAGGCCGAGACCCTTTCAGCTCTGCAGCGCTGTCCCCACAGAACCTCTTAGCGTTCAAGCTTTTGCAAAGGCTTCTCTAGCTTTtctccctgacccctcccccagggctcctCCAGGATCTCTCCTCAGCTCTCTATCTCTTCACCCTCTTCCCGGATGAGGTGTCTACGCCCAGGTAAGCTTCATCTTTCTGCAGGCAACACCCAACTCTTCATCATCAGTTCGGATCTCCCTCCTGAGCTCCGAATCCTCATTGCCACGTGCCTGACAGATGTCGATCACCGGATGACCTACAATCACTCCTAACTTAGACTCTCTGAAAAAGACTCCTGaccttccctgtctctccctctctctgctaaTGATAATGCTATCATTTACAGAGTTGACCCAGTGCTAGGCACCATGGCCATAAATGCTGTCACCTCACCTCCTTTAGCTTTCATCAGAGCCCTGTTctatagttgggttttttttttttaaatgcttatttatttttgagagagagagagcgagcacgagcagggtaatggcagagagaggagacacagagtccgaagcaggctccaggctccgagccgtgagcacagagcccgatgcggggctcgaacccacgaaccatgagaccatgacccgagcacATGCTTCAGATTGCCCTTTGAGATTTTTCGCCTTATgacccttactctctctctcactctatttTCTGCCATTCTGCTCCAGGTAAAATGTTTCTTGCTGTTCCCTTAACCAGACCCTGATATCCAGGGACCTCTCCATGACTCCCGAACTTCCTACACTCAAAAAACACCGAGACTGGGATCTTTCTACACATCCTTGGAACGGGTCCTATCGCTCCTCTGGAAAGGGGAGCTACATCTAAGGCAAGGCCAAGTATTGAAGATGGTGAACTAGATCAGGAGATGACTCAAGCCTAACAACAACTCAGCTGAAGCATGAACTCCAGACTGGAACAGATTCCAGACTAGGTCTTGAGTCTTCttccgtttttttgttttttgttttgttttgttttgttttgttttttaagtaggccagcatggagcccaatgcgaggcttgaactgatgaccctgagatcaagatctgagctgagatctgagctgagatcaagagtcagacacttaaccaagtgagccacccaggcaccctactgaGCTTTCTTCCTTTAAAGTGAACTGGAGATATCCTTCCAAGGAAGGGATTCTCACTCGGAGAGAATGAAATGATGCCCGGGCTTTCTGTATCCCCGCCTTCCCCCTACTCTCAAGGCCCAGTCCGGTGCCAGGCCCAGAGGATGGTCAATGAGCATGTATCCATTAAACGGCATTGCAGGCATACCGGCTTCCCGAAACCAAGGATCTCCTCCTCTATGTACTGCCAGGCCTTGGCTGTGGGGGTTATGGTACAGGTGTTCTCCACAATCGAATAGCACAGCACCAACAAGGCCTCTACATGAGGCATCTGCAGGAGGCTGCAAGAAGACAGCACTGGCTGGTGGGGATGGGACAGAGGACCGGAGCAGAAAGCCACATccactcttttcccctcccctttggTGTCTGCTCTTAGTCACACACATTCAGCATGCTGACGGAGCTTTAGAGGCCTCTGGCCCAACTGCCTCCTTTTAGAAATGAggaactgaggtccagaaagggGAAGTAATCTTCCTCAAAGTTGCAGTGTTCATCAGAGGCAGAGACAAGACCAGACCCCAAGCCTAGTAGCTTCGGGAACAGGAGCTACATCATGTAGAGAATGGGCATCTTAGGGTAGCGCTCAAGCCAATGACTGGTGACAGAACAGGTGGGGCAGACAGTTGCTAGGTGGCCCAGAAGCTGAACCAGGCCTTAGTGGGTCTTGGAAGCCAAAGGCAGGGACAGGGAGCTTCTCCTTCCCAAAAAAGGCAGCAGGGAAGGTAGGGCTGGTGGGGGGAGTCAGAACCATCTGTACCTGTCACGGGTTGGCTTTCTCCAGATGGGTTCTTCATCATACAGATCATTCATTTCATCCATTTCCTGAGCCGACCGAATGAGCTCCTGGATGTTCTCCATCATCATAGGCGTGGACTCCACCTCCCGCACCCGGGGAGTGAAGGAGAAAGGGTTGGAAGACATAAACTCAGACTGGAACTTGACCTctgggtctgactgcagcccagccatggcctccagcccctcctctgtcccctgtccttcctcctgctttccctcctcctccagctcctcctcttgttcctcctgctcctgcccttcctcctgcttATGTTCTTGCCCTTGCTCGTGCTTGTGCTCCTGCCCTTGCTCGTGCTTGCGCTCGGACCCCTGCTCCTGACCCCCCAGGGACAGGGAGGATTGTAGCAGCTCCTCCACATTGTTGTTGAGCCTCTCGGGCCAGGGCTGGAAGGCCTGTCGTTCTGTGGCTGCAGCAGGGGTTGGGAGACCGAGAAAGAGAACGGAAAGGAACAGTCAGGTTTCTGGCCCCCGAGTGTCTTTGTTTACAGGGGGACGCACACAGACACAACAGCACAGGACAGCAGCCCAAATGACACTTACTTGCACAGTGCAGCGCACAAAACGTGGGGGGTACAAATACCACAGCAAAAGAATAATTACCATGGCGATTGTGGCGTCTCCTTTCCACCTCCCTTACAAGTGCTCCTCTTCCCTAACTCCCATCTCAAATCCCACCTCGCGTCCCTCTCACTGAGGCAACACCAAAGATTCTGAAAAGCGAGCAGCTAATCCTTTTGAGAGTGAAACTGTGAGCTTATGAAAGTCCCAGAGGACTTCCAGATGCAGGAATGTTTGGGGGAGCTAGGAAAAGTGAATTTTTCCTAGAGTTGTAAGCAATGTCAGATGATACTCTGGGAGGGGAAAGCCCTAACTTGTATTCATAAAGGGCAGGTTCCTTGCTTACATAAATAGCTGCCTGTGGCCAACCCCCTACCCTGCTCAATGTTCTTCCCCATTTCCTACCATGGATGCCTTAACTCAACTCTGGGGGTCTGGGATTTGTGGAAGGGCTTGCTGGTAGCCTCCCAGAGGCTGGGAGGGTCTCACCTGTGACgtgggaagagaggggggaggtcATCGTGGTGGGTGGGATGTCAGAGGAAGCGTCAATCTCCTTGAGAGTGTTGGGTGAGAGGATTGAGACTGGCTGGGAGCACCGGACTCTCTGCAAGAAGAGAAGGACAGTGGGCATGCCTTTCCCAAAGGGCAGACTTCTACTCCCGCATACGCCTCAGTCCTCTTCTGGCATGTGTCCTCTCTCTCGGTTGCTGGGCAGGGATGAAGGGATATGGTCCCTGGTGGAACCCTCTAGACCTGAGAAAGGGTTCCCCTGTGAGATAAGACTCTGTGTCTAGGCCACACCTCTGCCTTCACTCTGGTGTTTGACTTGAGTGAAGTCACTCAAGTGTTGGAAGAAATGGGAGGGCTTGTCTCTTGGCCTCATCCCTACTTTTCTCGCAGTAAAAAGATTGTTCCCCAGATCTGAAAGCCCAAGGCGAGACCGTATTCATGTGTAGCCTGAGCACATGACTGGcaaagaggcagggagggaggatctAAGGATGGCCTCTGGTGGAACCCTTCCTCAACTCCTCACCCCCTCCACCTCTCCGGAGATCTTAGGACACCAGATCCAACCTTCTTCTGGAGCCTCACCTTGGCGTAGTAGACGTGGTTGGAGCAACGATACTGAGTAAATTGGCAGAAGGACTCAAACCAGGAGGCATAAGGGAGGTCGGAGCAGACAGCGCCTGAGAATGGCAGGGGGTACAGAAAGTGAATACACTAGGGGGATCTCCCTCCTGGAGGGGGCTGTGGGTTCCTATGGTCGGCAGAGTGGAGAATATGGCCTCAGGGTAAGGTGCAGCCCATACCCTTCCCTGGTCTCAAGTGAGCACGGGGCTGCCCCCACTACTCTGGTCCTCACCGTCGGGCACCAAGCCGTGATTTTCGTATTGGTCCAGCTGGACGAGCGTGGGGTTCCGGCAGCCGTGCGTTGCACGGAGCCGGCAGGTAGTCTCTGCCTTCCAGGTTGGGGTCAGCAGTGCAAAGAAGCGTTCATATTCGGTGGCAGAGAGGGGGCTGCCTGGAGTGGAGGCCGAAATTGAATCCTGGGCTGGGGCAGATGTCGGAAGCCGGAGCAGCACTGCGGGGCAGGGaaacagacggatggatggaccgAACTCCAAAACCGGCTCCGGTCCCTGGACAGACCGAATGGCAGGTGGGGCCCCGTGGAAATTGGAAACTGGGGGATGTCTGGCCGGCGATCAGGGTGAGGAGATTCCAGGGGCAGAGGCTAAGGTGTGACCCCAGAAGTAGCTAGGGAGCAAAGCCAACGCGACCACTCTGAGAAAGCGTTTCAAAACCCTGCAGCAAGGGCTCTTGGGGGTCCGAGGACGGAGCCCCGGGTGAAAGAGACTGCTCCAGTGGGCGGGAACCTCTCACCCTTCAGGAGTGAGAGAAGGAAGCCAGCGAGTAGTTTCCTCATGGCCCCAGTCGATCCGCCCGCGTTTCCCGGACCAAAGCGGCCTCTAACGGGCCAAGCCAGAGACAGtcggcgggcgcgggcgcgggctcGCCTGCGGGGAGTGGAAGGTGCGGCCCACACGTCACaaagggctgggggcggggcctcggaAACTGACGCGCGCTCCGGGGTTCACCGCGCCAGCAGGGGTGGATGGGTCCTCACGTGTCATATTCCAACTCGAGAGGATAAGGATGGCAAAAGCTGTCATTGACTCGGTACCTTCGATGGAGTGGGACATGTGTTGTTCTTTGCACGTTGTTCCCTTATTCCCAAGGTAATCCCATAAAGCGGATACTATTATCCCTAGATCACAGGTGACAAAACCGGGGTTTGGAGAGGCCTAGATGTGAATGTAGGCAGGGTTCTGGGGCAGGCAGGGACGGAATGTACAAAACAAGGTCCGGGTC
It encodes the following:
- the LOC122224162 gene encoding acrosin-binding protein, which translates into the protein MRKLLAGFLLSLLKVLLRLPTSAPAQDSISASTPGSPLSATEYERFFALLTPTWKAETTCRLRATHGCRNPTLVQLDQYENHGLVPDGAVCSDLPYASWFESFCQFTQYRCSNHVYYAKRVRCSQPVSILSPNTLKEIDASSDIPPTTMTSPLSSHVTATERQAFQPWPERLNNNVEELLQSSLSLGGQEQGSERKHEQGQEHKHEQGQEHKQEEGQEQEEQEEELEEEGKQEEGQGTEEGLEAMAGLQSDPEVKFQSEFMSSNPFSFTPRVREVESTPMMMENIQELIRSAQEMDEMNDLYDEEPIWRKPTRDSLLQMPHVEALLVLCYSIVENTCTITPTAKAWQYIEEEILGFGKPVCDSLGRRHSATCALCDFCSLKLEQCHSEAVLQRQLCDNSHKTPFISPLLIAQSMSIGTQVGTLTSGRFYGLDMYGGLRMDFWCARLATKGCEDIRVSGWLQTEFLSFQDGDFPTKICDTDYVQYPNYCAFKSQQCLMRSRDRKVSRMRCLQNETYSALSQAKSEDLVLRWSQEFSTLTLGQAG